CCCGTCCGGTGCCCGGCACCCCGCTGGAGGGTGTCACCGTCCGCATCGGCGCACCGGAGGCCGTACTGGTCCATGTGATCCGCCGCTTCCACTACGAGATCGACGAGCTCCGCAAGGGCGATGTGATCGGCTGGCGCAGCCCCGGCTCGGTCCGCAAGGGGCTGCCGGAGGGCAACCAGGCGTCCGGTACGGCCGTCCGGATCCGGCCCGGCCACTACCCGCCCGGCGTCAAGGGCGGCTTCTTCCCCCAGCAGGAGGTCGTGATCCGCGACATCCTCGCCGAGCTCGACGGCGTGGTCCGCTGGGGCGGCGACGACCGGAAGCCGGACGAGTCGCTCTTCTACCTGGCCGTCGGGCCCGGCGATCGGCGGCTGGCCGAGGTCGTGGCCCGGCTGGACCGCTGGCGCGAGACGCCGGGCAGCGGTGCGGGCGCCCCGGTCGACGTGCTCGCGCCGGGGCGCCGCAAGGCGGCGACGTCCTTGGCCCGCAGCCAGCGCGCGGCCGCCTGACGAAGTTCCGAAGTTCTCCGAAGAACCGGGGAGCCCCCGGCGCGTGGGGGCACCGAGGGCTCCCTCTCGGGATCAGCCGCGATCAGCCGCGCTCAGCGATCAGTCGCGATCAGTCGCAGGAGGGGCAGGGCGTGCAGGCGCTGACCCTGACGTCGTCGATGACCGGCCCGTAGGCGCTGCCGTTGGTGCTGGCGAACGCCAGCGTCGTGGAGGTTCCGCGTGCCACGAAGGTCACCTCCCGGGTCACATAGCCCATGTTCGCGAACGTCTTGCCCGTGACGTCGAAGCTGAAGTCCTGGAAGTTCTGCCCGTCCACCAGCACCTTCCCGGTCCGCACGGTCGGGCCTCCCGCCGGGTTGCCGGCCAGGGAGTACGTCACCGAGTATCGCTTCCCCGGGACCGTGGTGAAGGTCTGTTCCACGGTCCCGGCGCCCTGACCGTTGAGGTCCACGGACTGGCCCCCCTCGGCCGCCTGCCAGAAGCCGTCCCCGATGTGGTCCACGTTTCCGGCCGTGACCTTCCAGGGCCCGATGGTCTGCCCGGACGT
This genomic interval from Streptomyces asiaticus contains the following:
- a CDS encoding choice-of-anchor C family protein; amino-acid sequence: MSPIRIFVAAVAVAGVLAGMGAGTATAAVSRFDDGSFETPTVAANTFVNVTSGQTIGPWKVTAGNVDHIGDGFWQAAEGGQSVDLNGQGAGTVEQTFTTVPGKRYSVTYSLAGNPAGGPTVRTGKVLVDGQNFQDFSFDVTGKTFANMGYVTREVTFVARGTSTTLAFASTNGSAYGPVIDDVRVSACTPCPSCD